The Lytechinus variegatus isolate NC3 chromosome 11, Lvar_3.0, whole genome shotgun sequence genome contains the following window.
CTTGCTAATCATGCAAGAAAGAAATGTAAGTGATGATGATGCCACTTGTTGCAAACTCTGACCCATTTGGCCCCTTTTCATGGGATCCACGCAGTCATGGTGGCTCCCAGCTACAGTGCTATAGGGAATAGGACGTAGCATATTGTATTGCTACGGATATGAGATGACTTATAATTATATTACATCGATGCTGCGCTTTAACCTGGCTTGCAGGGTGTTAAGTGTGTGTAAAGAAAATGTGAGATCCCAATTCTACAGTACTTTCGtaaaaaatctcattttttatttttaaaaaagtactTCACATGTATTTATAATGTACATGTGTTAAGTACACATTACTTCTATCCCCATCGGGTAGAAACTACCAAGATGGAAATTATAACAATCAATATACCACTCTGATatggaagaaaaatgaaagaaaaatacaagtgAAAGAATGTAATGAAAGATATATACAGCAAAAACACAAAGTTGTGTTTTTAATATCATAACTCCTCAGCACATAATTTTAGTGTGAACAATTAAAATTTATCCTGATATTAAAAGAGCTGAAGAACTCAGCATTGACTTAttgaataatatcaataatatcaGCATTAACGGATTGATACAAGAATGCATTATCTTGTACAGCATTAAGGCCCCGTCAGACCGGAGCCAATCCAAGTATCCATACTGCAAAGCTGAATCGCTTTATCAAAAGGGATGCCATAAATTCCATTTATGTTCCATTTTACCATTCTAACGATTAGCTGGAAcacttcctcttttttttcattgaagttTTTAGGCCCCTTGAACCAGCAAAGATCCGTTCCACTGGGTTGtcatttttcttaaaagttcgccccccccaaaaaaaaaaaaaaggaagagagaaaatcCTATAATCACTTCCCCTCTACTGCTCGTACTTCATCAGAGTGCAAAACAGTAGTGTTTTAATTTCTGGACTTTTCACTTTTCAGATTTGGATTTTGTCTGGCACCTTTAAATTTTTATATGAAAGAGATGTAAACCTGTTTCACAGTAAATGCAAAATATAAAGATTGTGaaggtttttcttttaattcaaaataagatggaaaaaaaaCTCACCAATGTCTGAATCACTATATGTTGCTGAGTCGTACCCTGATAGTCCTCTCATACGAACTTCCATCTTGCTCATCCCCAATGGACGCTTGCCAGGTGAGGCGGACACTGACCGCTTGACCGGTCCGGACATTCCATTAACCTCCACTGCCAAGCTATTGACATGGATATTTGGGGTTGAAGCAGTCTTAGGGTAAGGCACACTGGGTTTGTCCTCATCAGAAGAGCTTGCAGAGCTAGAGTCCCTCTTGTGCACCTTGATGCGGTTGTGGTGTTGCGCAGGGGACGTCGGGGCAGAGATATGATGTTCAGGGATCTGGGTATAGTGGTGGTAATTCCCTGGGTAGTCTTGAGGGGGCGCGCTGATCTTCAAGGCAGGGGATGGATGTCCATTGCTGGTATTTGGTGGGGGAGTTCCAGGGGTCCCATTCTGCAGGGGAGGAGAAGGGGAATGTTCCACCATCAGGGGACCGTTCTCTTTCGGAGGTGAAGATTGTGGCCTGGTATAAGAATCCATGCTATGTCCTGATGAATATCGTTGGGATTCTCGGCTCCCACTGACCTCCACCTCTATCACCTTGCTATCACTCATCTGCAAAATTacacaagaaaataaattaattgaatttttaCCATATCAGTATACAAATACATGCACAAACCTCAATCAAAAATTTCTCAAGACATGCAAGAGTCCAGACTCcactttgtgtaaaaaaaaaaaattacccataatAAAAGTTATTAATACTTGTATACATTTTATTAAAACCTTACACAAGtattaatttgtttgttttctggAAAAGTTCATGGATACAGAAAACCATCGAGGAAAAAAGACCCTATACAACTTAAGTTACAACAGTCTGGACAACCAAATCTGAAACAATTGCGCTACACCATGTACAGTACAACccaaaataaacatttcacACATTGCAACATTCTCTGAAGTCAAAGGTTGGACAGACAAGTACTAAATCTTCTCCAGATTCACCTTGcctaaacttttgaaaaaacatAGACCTTGTCCAATCTAAACATTGATTTATCACAAGAAGTCTGCACTCTGCAGTGTACATCTTTCGCTAGATTTTGTATCCCATAGATACCTGgaaagcatttcatcaatatttttgtctgacaagttgtcagatctgacaactttcctttattttgattggctgagaagcactgttactatggtaactgtcaaaTGAAAGCTCTCAGGAAGTATTTTACAAGTATCACAAAAGTACTACTTGTATGTACACTGATGAGTGGAAAGTAAAAGATAAATTCGTTCTtcggcctacatgtacattgtataatGCCCCCTGTGCTACTTCACTGGacccctacatgtagttacaatTTTTTCTCTAATACTTGATATCAACAAATCTATTTCAGCTTGATTTCTTTCCCCTATTAAAAGACTGTTGAAAAACCACCAGAGGACCTTTTTCTTGAAAGACagctgaaagactgttttgaaccgtttcaaaaaattttggGAATCACGAGGACCACGAAGACCACCGAAAGATTCATCGGAGACCAGTGAAAGGCCTCAGAGGtctttgaaagtttgttgaaaGACCAAGCAAGTTTCatggtcttacagcagtctttcagaggcCTTGCTTTCTGTGGAATGGGAGTTTAAGAGGGTTGGATCAAAAGCTTTAATAACCTCAATTCTATTGTTTCtaatcctttttttaattaagtgaAGCACACCcgtatataaaatatgaaatacttgATGCCTATCGGCAATTCTATAtaatgtcatacatgtagtaagCTATTGTTGTTATAGGCTACTGAAATACTTGTATCTGATTGGTGGAGAGCAAATTCGGAAATTGAAATCGCTAAAAAGATGCAGCATGAATTACTCCAATGAAGTGGACCTACATGTAACAGGAGTCATTCTtatatatgattttgattttttttttaaattaattctctaccttatatatgtacatgtatgtacatggattgaaataaacttttttgatgTAAACTTGACCaataaacctgaatgatattcttattccttattttcttttcaaactttTCACCATTCTGATTATAGTGCTCAACTTCACAAGTATACATCAAGAACTGTATGTTACATGGCATGTAAAGGTACTTGTattgatattaatgatatagGAATGATTTATAAGTATCCAATACAGTATCTCTCTACAATTGTCAATACCATCTGAAAGTGAAACAATGTACACAGTTCTGGTTCAAAAGAGTATTAAACTCACATGTCCACATcatcatatatgtacatgtacacagcatAACAATATCATAAATTGTGCTTGTGGTGTGAGGCAAACAAATACCCCCCCACCCCAGAAATATTTGACTTATGAGAAACTGAAAccttataatacatgtacacatgcacCTCATTATAATGCAACACCTattaaaatgacctttcatcTGATATGGAACATGCCTATTTAAAAGTCACAATGATTAATTGGCTATAatggtttttctttttgttttcattctaaTGTAATCTAATGTAAAGGCACTATGAAAGAAGATAAAACTAAAAGAACATTATGTGTGTATATGTACATTTTCACTTGTGGATAAAATACCTTGCTCAAAGGCATATTTTTGCAGGAATTAGCTGTATGATCCTTGTATTTAAGGACAAGTGTTTTAAACAGTTAGCTACATGTAACTAAAGACATCCCTTTATATtataaaatgtacattatttatCAATGGTCTTTTTCTGGcttaagccggggtaatattaacattatcatattattaaaGCAGggccgctgggagaacagttttcaaaaacgaagtggctacccttggtaaaatatgacattattattattattattacatgtatattataatatatgaCCTAATTAATACTCACTTGACagatgctacatgtatgtataagtCTACATGTTACATGTAGCCTGAAATTTGAACAATACAGTAGATACGGTTTTCTGAACCTATTGTTCTATGCTTTGAGAGTTCAGTATGACTATTAGATTATAAATTTCAGACATGAGGGGACACTTATTTGAGCAAATATTGGTTTACAAATGCCTAAAATATTGAAGGACATAAACATTGAGGTTTCTATGAGGTAGGTTTGAAAAATCTTTCACGTGTAGTAATCCAACAAGATTTTTGCATGCAACCATGCATGATGCATTGTGCCCATGCATGCAGGGAATACAAGAAATGTGTATCAGTGGATAGAAAGTGACGGTTGCCCAAATCATTTTACTAGAATTTAATCTGAAAACATAAGACTGGAAAATGAGATGATCTCTCGCACttatatttcaatgaataattGGAAATGTGGTACTACATGCATCTTAATTAGTGTAAGGCAAAAAGCCAATTATCCCTTAATGATCACTGCTGTACTTAACCTTTAAACAAGTGAATAAGGACCATTCTTACCAGGCACCAATCCATGTTGGAGACgtatgctccccccccccccttcacaaAATAGAGCTCAACTGTTCCTTGTTATTCCCCTATCATGAAAAGTctgcaaattttaattttatatgGCTCCCGTTCCCCCTCTTCTTGATGGACATTTCACCACTGGTCCCTGCTATTttctcttccattttttttttctttgtttgggGGAAAGGAGCCCATTTGGGGAATGAAATGTTTTAGGTCAAATACAATAttgttcaattttcaatgtCCCAACCCCATTTGTAAAATCAAGGAGCTTCCTGGGCCCACCCTTGATTATGACCTTGGGGCATGATCAGTGATTACAcaaggagaggaagagagagttTTGGTAATTTGCACCCAACGGTAAGTACGGATCTCAAGGGATGGTATGCATAAGAATTAACTCATGAATAAGGATAGCCCCCTCATCAAAATTCATAGGACATTGATGAGCTACTGAAGAGATGGATGGTTAAGAAAAAGGAGGTGTCAAATAAACTTTAGTTGCTACAACAACCATTGTATAAACCTTACATCATTCTGATTTACAGTGCAAATGAAAAAGGGGATAATTGGAAGAAAGCAAActcttgaaaatgaaaagaaaaattatgacagtaATGAATAGTTTGACAGATAAGACACACACATGAATGCCACTTTCAAAGCTTATGTTAATACAAGAAGGCCTTTCAGTTTCATGCCTGATATTAACTTAGCTTGGTGGTAGGAGTCACTTGAATTGATGACTATACATTACGTGTAGACTTATACAGTATACTTGAATGATACCaataataaagaattaaaatatgaataggagagggagaagaaaaagaagaagggggaggagaaaaagaagaagaggtagaagaagaggaaggagaagaaaaggaaaaggagatgatgatgtacatgtatacatgacaCAACAATTTACCAGAACCAGTATTTTTGACAAGGATCACAAGCAGTGAATTGTCTTGTCACAAAAACACAAGACAGAATAAAGTCGATCTCTGTAATACCGCAATTGAattcgtagtagtagtagtagtagtagtagtaatgtagtagtggtagtatgAATAGTAGTAGAAAAGTTAATTGTCTCTGAATTTCAGATGCAAATAAAACAGGACACAATAATGGACTGGTACCAGTATTTTTGACAAGGATCAcattatgtgtacatgtatgcatgattTGCCTCTTATATCACTTTGTCACAGTTCAGACAAGGAGCAGTGTTGTCTTGTCACAAAGCCATATCAGTTTGATAAAAGTTTATCTTTCTGACTGAAATCTTTCTGAGCTGAACGCAAGCCCAAAACGCAAAGGTGTGAGCCAGGCTTTCTGGACagtttgaataaacatattataGAAATATCTGACTGTGATAAAGATCAAGTGCACATTCAAAAAGCActgatgaaatacatgtaattgtgtaTGAATTAAGGATCAATTCAGACATGTGGACCCAAATACATGACATCCTCTATCAACAAAGCAATATGGCAGATGCCAGAATAACAAACCACTCAAAATATCAGAACAGCTCTACAAATATCTTCCTACAGTATTGTGTCACCTGGATATGATTTTGTACACAAGTAGTACTTTGGCAATTGGCCTTTCTCTAAATATAGCAACACCAACAAAGAGAGATAAATATGTGACACCAAAAGAACTTTGTGGTTTAATTGGGTTGTACAAAAACTCAGTCCCAGGTAAAAACATACATAATTTGTGCACTTGATTTCAAGAATATCCATGATgagatgaaatatataatagatACATGTTACACAGATGCTGGCTTTATATTGTGACCAGGCACACCAAACTCACCAAAAGTTGCCAGTAGTAAACTAAAGATCTCATCTGAAaaggaaattttcattttcaaaatggtGTAATAACTTActactttatacatgtaccatcGGATGATTTTAACCCACTTCAAGAAAAATGTTTACTATACGTGTACCATCAAATATAATTCACATACACCATAATCCTTAAATtcattggcctgtattctgaaatcaggtttaatttagaccatggcccaactctgtgctaaaattatgggaagccaaaagtgtaaaaattttATTGTATAATATCTTATGTCTACTCTGCTCTTTCCTGGTTCTTTGATTATGAAGACAATTATCTATTCATACTTCCTGGACAAttgagaatgatttgagagtcaaatgagctgaaatattatatctctactgtttgtgatttatgtcacaattggctttccatacttaaaccacaactttaaacatgAGTTTACATTAAACCTGACcacagaatatgggccatactCTTTAAATTTCACAATGAAACTGACACAGCAACTTAGAGCTACAGGAACCAGAATGTAGAACAGATCATGACATTTGTTTACAAATAGATGATCAGATACTACATgtatcttaataataataataataaaaaaatttaccTTAATATTACTATACAAGATGTATGAGTCAGGGAAGAATTCCAGAACACCAGAACCTGTCTAATACGTATGCATTCTACTTTGCTTCAATGCTAGCCATGTACTAGGAATTTTTCCAAATCAGGGAAATGTGCTAGTACATATGCCGTATGTTTGTGAGAAAGCAGGATCCTTCAATCTCTTTGCTCAAATGTCCGTAAGTTGACTTCATTTGAAGATGAGATTTCAGATTTGAAAAAACTTACTGTGCTACACGTACATAAATAtgattgatgtacatgtaatttatacatgtgttatgaataaatatgaaaatagcaACATACTGTAAAGGTAAAAGTAGACGATGTGGAAAGATGAATTCAGGGATGTCTCAAAAATATAAAACCTCACAGCTGTCAgatcaaaatgattttgatatcagtttaaagttttttttatttgtgtattCACACATTTATCATCAATATAATTTCTTAAATGCACAATGTCATTatgcttactactgcgtatgcgcgttgtttatcataatacacgttatgcaactctgctgtctgattggctggaggttggattgagcttgcgatccaatCATAAGGATtcaacatgtcaaatcctttcgattttccttgcgacttgtctctgaccggtctgcgactctgaagctgacaagagctgtgacgacacatctcccctcactcagtcacaAGCCGGTCGTAgaccggtcgggtcgtaaggtgtgcggtggcctttagcgATATCGATAAACTTTCTCTCATTGTCGATAATACCcgctattacatgtatgtagggacagtgatttccCGCGAATTCACGGAAACAGCCCTTTGAAAATGGCTTTTCATggaaaaatcacagaaaatgtatttttactcAAACTGCACAGAACAGCAACAGAAATTgctccaaaatctcaacaaaatacaaatacaaaatactaGCCACAAAACACCATCTCACCCCCACTGCGCTATTATTATAGCAAAGTAGGGGTGAGATCATGACTGCACTCGACTCCATTCGATCCAATCAAAAACATCACAAGTGCAAGCTCAATTTTAGCAAAGTACCAACTAACGTAGAAGGCGGCTAGCACACAGCcgtttgctgccctctacgtcaGAAGATGTATTGCACAATATCAAAATGGTGGATAGGCGAAAGATGTTGACTGCTCAGAATGATGTCCAAAAAGCcccaaaattattgataaaacttcatccaaccctaaaataatgctaataacgtGAAAGGTTAGGATGTAGTGAAAGGTTAGGATGTATTTATGCTAAATATGTTTGTTAAAAGATGTTTAATGCAGTCATTCCCATCCAATGACGTGGATTTTAAAGCATTCttggtacagtggcagataAAAATTTTGACCAGATGCGAGTATGTGACATCgcattaaaaatgcatattgATTATGTTCTTTTGTCAATATTAATCGATTTCGGATAATTTTAGCATGATATTGACAGAGAATTTTCTCAACGATAAAAGCCCTATTGATCATGAAGCCAGTTATTTACTTGACAATTTTCATAAAGTTTCTGTAAACTATAAAATGCATACATGAAAAGAAACTGCAGGTACATGTACTGTGTGGACATAATGTGCTGGTACCCAAACTGTATATAtgttagatattaaatttgcccTTTCTGCAATGAAGAAACAGCTTTAGGAGAAAAACATTCCTTTCTTATGGTAACCTTATGTGTATATGTTATTCTCAAAAAGGCATCAATTCATACATGTTCACAAAAATAATTGTATGAGAGCTAATGTAAATGCACAAATTTAAGTTATAACAATTTACTTCAAGCATGATTAGACTTGAGCTCCTTCTTGTACATCTTTGTATGGCTCCCACTTCACAGTCAATGTACAGGTGTATTGCATTTTGAAGCTCAagaggtctacatgtacatatacacatGTAAGTTTTGTTTTCTGAATGCCCCCTTCATATGCTCACTATATAAGCCAGACTTACATTTAtggtatgaaatgaaaaaaaaatcatgaaaatgaaacaatttcttttaaaaaaatgta
Protein-coding sequences here:
- the LOC121424333 gene encoding extensin-like, whose product is MSDSKVIEVEVSGSRESQRYSSGHSMDSYTRPQSSPPKENGPLMVEHSPSPPLQNGTPGTPPPNTSNGHPSPALKISAPPQDYPGNYHHYTQIPEHHISAPTSPAQHHNRIKVHKRDSSSASSSDEDKPSVPYPKTASTPNIHVNSLAVEVNGMSGPVKRSVSASPGKRPLGMSKMEVRMRGLSGYDSATYSDSDIGEFFFHLILN